One Phragmites australis chromosome 23, lpPhrAust1.1, whole genome shotgun sequence DNA window includes the following coding sequences:
- the LOC133906690 gene encoding probable WRKY transcription factor 41: MALDSVPPYPSDFGSSRAVRTQQRIRKDERTWTTDTYAPYDDGHQWRKYGEKKLSNSNFPRFYYRCTYKNDMKCRATKQVQQKDTSDPPLFSVTYFNHHTCSTSSNPIGSTRDIAAQSSSKKAVSICFSPRTTSEQPTFLTSSATPWSPSIHSYRANQQPDRSAYANQFQLISTSSPTSNGPVKMEVDDFAPASPSSSGTGALSRTLLPIGQSRCIEYFHFL, from the exons ATGGCTCTCGACTCTGTTCCTCCTTATCCCAGCGACTTTGGATCCAGCCGGGCTGTCCGAACCCAACAAAGAATCAG GAAGGACGAGCGCACCTGGACGACGGATACGTATGCGCCGTACGACGACGGGCACCAGTGGAGGAAGTACGGCGAGAAGAAGctctccaactccaacttcCCAAG GTTCTATTACAGATGCACCTACAAGAACGACATGAAGTGCCGTGCCACAAAACAAGTCCAGCAGAAGGACACCAGTGATCCGCCATTGTTCTCCGTCACTTATTTTAACCATCACACCTGCAGTACCAGCTCAAATCCCATAGGAAGCACTAGAGACATTGCTGCACAGTCATCTTCGAAGAAGGCGGTATCAATCTGCTTCAGCCCGCGCACCACCAGTGAGCAGCCCACATTCCTGACATCCTCGGCTACACCATGGTCGCCGAGCATACATTCTTACAGAGCCAACCAACAGCCTGACAGGAGCGCCTATGCCAACCAGTTCCAGTTGATAAGCACATCGTCTCCCACAAGTAATGGTCCTGTTAAGATGGAGGTAGATGATTTTGCACCAGCAAGCCCTTCATCCAGTGGCACCGGTGCTCTGTCGCGGACATTGCTACCGATCGGCCAGTCTAGATGCATCGAGTACTtccatttcttgtga